One Halococcus agarilyticus genomic region harbors:
- a CDS encoding NAD(P)-dependent alcohol dehydrogenase: MQAARLHEYTEEMDDALAIDDVDAPQVSRADHVVVDIEGAGWCQTDNHVIEGMWEQYMPQNLPMILGHENAGTVVEVGDGVSVVAEGDQVICHPVMTCGTCRPCRLGEDMYCENVAFPGLSTDGGFAESLLTNERAVIPLPDGIDTTDIAPHADAGITAYHAVKKAVDELNPGDHAVVVGIGGLGHIGLQCLDAMSATTITAVDLKDGALDLATDLGAHHTVNPDSADVASEIESITDGVGAQQVLDFVGSDATTALAPDVVAAGGDHHVVGYGGHVHEPAQALVNGEFSYRGTLVGQYTELQELVALVERGDVDLRTSRYGLDEINDVAAKLEHGEIEGRAVITP; encoded by the coding sequence ATGCAAGCAGCCAGGCTCCACGAGTACACCGAGGAGATGGACGACGCGCTCGCGATCGACGACGTCGACGCGCCGCAGGTGAGCCGGGCCGATCACGTGGTCGTCGACATCGAGGGGGCAGGCTGGTGCCAGACGGACAACCACGTCATCGAGGGGATGTGGGAGCAGTATATGCCCCAGAATCTCCCGATGATCCTCGGCCACGAGAACGCCGGCACGGTAGTCGAAGTCGGCGACGGCGTCTCGGTGGTCGCGGAGGGCGACCAGGTGATCTGCCACCCGGTAATGACTTGCGGCACCTGCCGTCCCTGTCGGCTCGGCGAGGACATGTACTGTGAGAACGTCGCCTTTCCGGGGCTCAGTACTGATGGGGGGTTCGCCGAGTCGCTGCTCACGAACGAGCGTGCCGTCATCCCGCTGCCCGACGGCATCGACACCACCGACATCGCGCCTCATGCCGACGCGGGCATCACGGCCTACCACGCGGTGAAAAAGGCCGTCGACGAGCTGAATCCGGGCGATCACGCGGTCGTCGTCGGGATCGGTGGGCTCGGCCACATCGGGCTGCAGTGTCTCGACGCGATGAGCGCCACTACCATCACCGCGGTCGATCTCAAGGACGGCGCGCTCGATCTGGCGACCGATCTCGGGGCGCATCACACCGTGAATCCCGACTCGGCGGACGTCGCGAGCGAGATCGAATCGATCACCGACGGCGTCGGCGCACAGCAAGTGCTCGACTTCGTCGGTAGCGACGCGACCACCGCGCTCGCACCCGATGTCGTCGCGGCCGGCGGCGACCACCACGTCGTCGGCTACGGCGGTCACGTCCACGAACCCGCCCAGGCGCTCGTCAACGGCGAGTTCAGCTATCGTGGCACGCTCGTCGGCCAGTACACCGAACTCCAGGAGCTCGTCGCGCTGGTCGAACGCGGCGACGTCGATCTCCGGACCTCTCGGTACGGGCTCGACGAGATCAACGACGTCGCCGCGAAGCTCGAGCACGGCGAGATCGAGGGTCGGGCCGTTATCACGCCCTGA